From one Kwoniella dejecticola CBS 10117 chromosome 2, complete sequence genomic stretch:
- a CDS encoding UPF0390 protein produces the protein MAQGGAKNIKAKGKSGGSTRKNSGKTKPGRRDVAPKDKARIAERTQKKKLSSSINNNIEKQMVNAASAGKLTIMRNTGDLEAGAGKDAGKGKGKA, from the exons ATGGCTCAGGGCGGTGCGAAGAACATAAAAGCCAAAGGTAAATCCGGTGGATCCACAAGGAAGAACAGCGGAAAGACGAAACctggaagaagggatgtcGCGCCGAAAGATAAAGCCAGGATAGCGGAGAGGACgcagaagaag AAACTATCCAGTTCGATCAATAATAATATCGAGAAACAGATGGTGAATGCTGCGTCGGCAGGGAAGTTGACAATAATGAGAAATACTGGTGATCTGGAGGC TGGAGCGGGTAAAGATgctggaaaaggcaaaggcaaagcatAG
- a CDS encoding phosphatidylserine decarboxylase: MSNAGTTNILPEEFGKPLEDSLDHLVNNSHGNTEGGKDVLAPSEERKQADAVHSHGEKSRGWIKRFFPSEETLDKLFNMEHMGNYVIDRTTGKKIFETMPIYVRVGMHLLFVSGCSYMSYSSVEKLLENQSIKQGKIYDETGPEVKEHIEQFIQTYELPLNELLVQDLNQYPTFNSFFSRRLVPTARPITSPNDPSIVVSPADCRMTVFNSVDQAKQLWVKGKQFTIPNLLTGGDDTEARYKEIQEDPTSGISIARLAPQDYHRFHSPVEGVIGDIKDIHAVNPQAINEDLNVFTLNKRSVMLIHANFGPGKESVPIAFVAIGAMLVGSIGWSKKPGDKVSKGEELGWFQYGGSTTITVFPSKSGVVFDDDLIDNSEHGLETLVRVGMEIGKVKVNP; the protein is encoded by the exons ATGTCAAACGCAGGAACAACTAATATCTTACCTGAAGAATTCGGTAAACCATTAGAAGATTCTCTAGACCATCTAGTCAATAACTCTCATGGCAATAccgaaggagggaaagatgTCCTTGCTC CAAgtgaagagaggaaacaGGCAGATGCTGTACACTCCCATGGTGAGAAGTCGCGAGGCTGGATCAAGCGGTTTTTCCCTTCAGAGGAGACCCTTGACAAA CTCTTCAATATGGAACATATGGGTAATTATGTGATTGACCGTACTACAGGCAAGAAGATATTCGAGACTATGCCTATAT ATGTTAGAGTGGGGATGCACTTGCTCTTCGTATCAGGC TGCAGCTATATGTCGTATTCGTCCGTTGAGAAACTATTAGAGAACCAATCCATAAAAC AGGGGAAGATATACGATGAAACAGGACCAGAAGTGAAAGAGCACATTGAGCAGTTCATACAGACATATGAACTACCTCTGAACGAGTTGCTCGTTCAGGATCTCAACCAATATCCC ACATTCAACTCGTTCTTCTCTCGGAGATTGGTACCAACCGCTCGACCAATCACTTCCCCGAACGACCCAAGTATAGTTGTCAGTCCTGCTGATTGCCGAATGACGGTGTTCAACAGCGTAGATCAGGCAAAGCAATTATG GGTCAAGGGCAAACAATTCACCATACCCAACTTGCTGACAGGCGGAGACGACACCGAAGCGCGGTACAAAGAGATCCAAGAAGATCCCACGTCGGGTATATCGATCGCTCGATTGGCTCCTCAGGATTATCATAGATTCCATTCGCCCGTTGAAGGTGTCATTGGCGACATCAAGGACATCCACG CTGTGAATCCACAAGCGATCAATGAGG ATCTCAACGTGTTCACGCTGAACAAACGATCGGTGATGCTCATCCATGCGAATTTTGGTCCGGGCAAAGAAAGCGTACCTATAGCCTTTGTAGCTATCGGAG CGATGCTGGTTGGCTCAATCGGATGGTCTAAGAAACCAGGAGACAAAGTATCCAAAGGCGAAGAATTAGGCTGGTTCCAATATGGTGGAAGTACAACTATAACTGTTTTCCCGTCTAAATCCGGCGTCGtatttgacgatgatctgattgataATTCCGAGCATGGGCTGGAAACTCTCGTAAGGGTCGGTATGGAGATTGGAAAGGTCAAGGTGAACCCGTAG